In one window of Agrobacterium larrymoorei DNA:
- the kdsA gene encoding 3-deoxy-8-phosphooctulonate synthase produces the protein MTAKNNLKVVAGEGAGAVSFCNTERFSLIAGPCQMESRDHAFMIAGTLKELCAKLGVGLVYKSSFDKANRTSLSGKRGIGLDNAMEIFADLKKEFGFPVLTDIHTEEQCAVVAQTVDILQIPAFLSRQTDLLVAAAKTGRVINVKKGQFLAPWDMKNVLAKLNESGNPNVLLCERGASFGYNTLVSDMRSLPIMASLGAPVVFDATHSVQQPGGQGGSTGGQREFVETLSRAAVAVGIAGLFVETHEDPDNAPSDGPNMVHLKDMPKLLEKLLAFDAISKAA, from the coding sequence ATGACTGCGAAGAACAATCTTAAAGTGGTGGCCGGTGAAGGTGCGGGCGCCGTATCGTTTTGCAATACCGAGCGCTTTTCGCTGATTGCCGGGCCTTGCCAGATGGAGAGCCGGGATCATGCCTTCATGATTGCGGGAACGTTGAAAGAGCTTTGCGCGAAGCTCGGCGTCGGCCTTGTGTACAAGTCCTCGTTCGATAAGGCCAACAGGACATCCCTGTCCGGCAAGCGCGGCATCGGTCTCGATAACGCCATGGAGATTTTTGCCGATCTGAAAAAGGAATTCGGCTTTCCTGTTTTGACGGATATCCACACCGAAGAACAGTGCGCCGTCGTTGCGCAGACGGTCGATATTCTCCAGATTCCCGCGTTCCTCAGCCGCCAGACGGACCTTCTTGTTGCTGCCGCCAAGACTGGTCGCGTAATCAACGTCAAGAAGGGCCAGTTTCTTGCGCCCTGGGACATGAAGAATGTGCTGGCCAAGCTGAATGAAAGCGGCAACCCGAATGTGCTGTTATGCGAACGCGGCGCTTCCTTCGGCTATAACACACTGGTTTCCGACATGCGTTCGCTTCCGATCATGGCATCGCTCGGCGCACCTGTGGTGTTCGATGCAACGCATTCCGTTCAGCAGCCGGGTGGGCAGGGTGGTTCCACAGGCGGGCAGCGTGAGTTCGTTGAAACGCTTTCGCGCGCCGCTGTTGCAGTTGGCATCGCGGGGCTGTTCGTCGAGACGCATGAAGATCCCGACAATGCGCCTTCCGATGGCCCGAACATGGTTCACCTTAAGGACATGCCGAAGCTTCTGGAAAAACTTTTGGCCTTCGATGCGATTTCCAAGGCGGCCTGA
- the lexA gene encoding transcriptional repressor LexA — protein sequence MLTRKQQELLLFIHERMKESGVPPSFDEMKDALDLASKSGIHRLITALEERGFIRRLPNRARALEVIKLPEAYTPPSQKPQRGFSPSVIEGSLGKPKAPEPAPAPKPANDALSGAVTVPVMGRIAAGVPISAIQNNTHDVAVPMDMLGSGEHYALEVKGDSMIEAGIFDGDTVIIRNGSTASPGDIIVALVDDEEATLKRFRRKGASIALEAANPAYETRIFGPDRVKIQGKLVGLIRRYH from the coding sequence ATGCTCACGCGCAAACAGCAGGAACTGCTTCTCTTCATTCATGAGCGAATGAAGGAATCCGGCGTGCCTCCATCTTTCGATGAGATGAAGGATGCACTCGACCTGGCTTCAAAATCCGGCATCCACCGGCTGATCACTGCTTTGGAAGAACGCGGTTTCATCCGCCGGCTTCCCAATCGCGCCAGAGCGCTGGAAGTCATCAAGCTGCCGGAGGCTTATACGCCTCCTTCGCAGAAACCCCAGCGCGGCTTTTCGCCAAGCGTTATCGAAGGCAGTCTCGGCAAGCCGAAAGCGCCAGAGCCAGCGCCTGCGCCCAAACCCGCAAATGATGCGCTTTCCGGTGCCGTAACAGTTCCCGTCATGGGCCGGATTGCCGCAGGTGTGCCGATTTCCGCAATTCAGAACAATACGCATGACGTTGCCGTACCGATGGACATGCTAGGCAGCGGCGAGCATTACGCCCTCGAGGTCAAGGGTGACTCGATGATCGAGGCAGGGATTTTCGACGGCGACACCGTCATTATCCGCAATGGCAGCACCGCAAGCCCCGGTGATATTATCGTTGCGCTCGTGGATGACGAAGAAGCAACCCTCAAGCGCTTCCGCCGCAAAGGCGCGTCGATCGCTCTCGAGGCGGCCAACCCGGCTTACGAAACCAGAATTTTCGGACCTGACCGGGTGAAGATTCAGGGCAAGCTGGTTGGTCTCATCCGGCGCTATCATTGA
- a CDS encoding GFA family protein, whose translation METRTGGCFCGKVKFSVSGEPYRVGICHCMDCRKHHGALFHASAIFPEDAVRIEGETGSYNGRFFCQNCGSPVFGKSDDEIELNIGSFDSTNQFEPTYELWTIRREAWLPDFPMMKQYDRNREAESREEQGR comes from the coding sequence ATGGAAACCAGAACCGGAGGCTGCTTCTGCGGCAAAGTAAAATTCTCCGTATCGGGCGAACCATATCGTGTTGGAATCTGCCATTGCATGGATTGCCGCAAACATCACGGCGCACTCTTTCACGCATCGGCGATTTTTCCGGAAGACGCGGTACGGATCGAAGGCGAAACTGGCAGCTATAACGGACGCTTCTTTTGCCAGAATTGCGGCTCTCCCGTTTTCGGCAAAAGCGATGATGAAATCGAACTCAATATTGGCTCTTTCGATTCCACCAATCAGTTCGAACCGACATATGAGTTATGGACAATCCGTCGCGAGGCGTGGTTGCCGGATTTTCCGATGATGAAGCAATATGACCGGAATCGTGAAGCAGAAAGCCGGGAAGAGCAGGGGCGCTGA
- a CDS encoding glutathione S-transferase family protein — protein sequence MYDLYIANKNYSSWSLRPWALMQTLNIPFNEKLAPFNDPDPKNDFTWFSPTGKVPCLIDGDVTVWDTLAIAEYLAESHEGVWAQDKTARAWSRSVTAEMHSGFQSLRNLHPMSVGLRIRPHAPSPSLSSDIARIDALWQQGLQTFGGPFLAGERFTAVDAFFCPVAFRFRTYGTSLSPASEAYKNRLLNLSAMREWEKAALLEPWRDPEHEQEAASTGEIIEDFRIGS from the coding sequence ATGTACGATCTTTATATAGCCAACAAGAACTATTCGTCATGGTCGCTTCGGCCCTGGGCGCTGATGCAGACCTTGAATATTCCATTCAACGAAAAGCTGGCTCCCTTCAACGATCCCGACCCTAAGAACGACTTCACTTGGTTCTCGCCCACCGGCAAAGTTCCGTGCCTGATCGATGGCGACGTTACGGTTTGGGACACGCTGGCCATTGCTGAATATCTTGCCGAAAGCCACGAAGGCGTTTGGGCGCAGGATAAGACGGCGCGCGCGTGGTCGCGGTCCGTTACCGCGGAGATGCATTCCGGCTTTCAATCTCTGCGCAACCTGCATCCCATGAGCGTCGGCTTGCGCATTCGCCCGCACGCACCCTCGCCGTCCCTTAGCAGTGATATCGCCCGTATCGACGCCTTGTGGCAGCAGGGCCTGCAAACCTTCGGCGGCCCGTTTCTGGCGGGAGAGCGTTTTACCGCTGTAGACGCATTCTTTTGCCCGGTTGCCTTCCGCTTCAGGACTTACGGAACCAGCCTGTCGCCCGCTTCCGAAGCATACAAAAACCGGCTTCTGAACCTGTCCGCAATGCGGGAGTGGGAAAAAGCAGCGCTGCTGGAACCATGGCGAGACCCCGAACATGAGCAGGAAGCCGCATCGACCGGCGAAATCATCGAGGACTTCCGCATCGGATCTTGA
- a CDS encoding ComEC/Rec2 family competence protein produces MNDHGERRQFRVGEKGSVMETELDHMLLPIHGSRSVVAIPDEDHGPVFSRSQRFRQRVAACIIEELDYRQSFLFIPVFIGAGAAFWFSLSVDPSPIMLALISVCVLPAAVVLRHRQNVASSLLAAASLMLVGMLLAAWETHRADTIILDTAVTTTIVGKVERREIDARGYWRYIVALKSTANPVLARQPNRVSVLSRSRHEPIAIGGMLSGKARLSPPSGPALAGLNDFAFGAFFNGVGATGFFYSPPQSLPSESDNDAVVTWLERADSWLYRLRTAIADRIRSIIGGDAGAFAASIVTDERRAISGETMEALRVSGLAHIVAISGLNMALASGIFFVGMRLAFGLFPGFSQRWPVKKISAFAALLMTLAYYLISGFAVSAERAWLMMSIMLIAVLVDRPSISLRNVALAAIIIIALSPHEVMGPSFQMSFAATLALVSGFAFWTRWRGNRERLFISRPPLWLVAASKTGTIIGGIVITSLIGGISTTIYSVEHFHRVTSYGLAANLAATPVMSIIVMPFALIAMLLMPFGLDAPFLKVMGYGMALVIDIAKTVAAWGGDATIGRQSQWFLAISTAGFLLLTLLRSRLALLGVPLILVGLAMVFTEQLRPKPDLLIFEDGALVALVTADAVATTKSRATGFVYEQWERALPLPERHVPPITRDKPDDNGEQTMSTQRSYALTDRQRQEARRQMLSAFEKDNIFTCQKNAWCAARHGSGVKIAVLSNSALAGTACDVADIVVSSRFVPFSQCKSGAILITNNTLRRTGSLELWLNANVSPVGRARAAMDGAGRPWSLHRSYDWRAKSFDNSLPPHIENMLAAGG; encoded by the coding sequence TTGAACGATCACGGAGAAAGGCGGCAATTCCGCGTGGGCGAGAAGGGCTCTGTCATGGAGACGGAGCTCGACCATATGCTGCTGCCCATCCATGGCTCGCGAAGCGTCGTGGCTATCCCCGATGAAGACCATGGTCCTGTCTTTAGCCGTTCCCAGCGCTTCAGGCAGCGTGTTGCCGCCTGCATTATCGAGGAGCTGGATTACCGCCAGAGTTTTCTGTTCATTCCGGTTTTTATCGGGGCAGGGGCTGCTTTCTGGTTTTCTCTTTCGGTCGATCCATCGCCCATCATGCTGGCGCTGATCAGCGTCTGCGTTCTCCCCGCCGCTGTGGTTCTTCGCCACCGGCAAAACGTGGCATCTTCTCTTCTGGCCGCCGCGAGCCTGATGCTGGTCGGAATGCTGCTTGCCGCCTGGGAAACGCACCGCGCAGACACGATCATTCTCGATACGGCGGTGACCACGACTATCGTCGGCAAGGTGGAACGTCGGGAAATCGATGCGCGCGGGTACTGGCGGTACATCGTCGCGTTGAAGTCCACGGCAAATCCCGTCCTTGCCCGGCAACCGAACAGGGTTTCCGTCCTCTCTCGCAGCCGCCATGAACCGATTGCGATTGGCGGCATGCTTTCTGGCAAAGCCAGATTGTCGCCACCTTCAGGGCCCGCGCTTGCGGGCCTCAATGATTTCGCCTTTGGCGCTTTTTTCAATGGCGTTGGCGCGACCGGGTTCTTTTATTCTCCGCCTCAATCACTGCCCTCGGAAAGCGATAACGACGCCGTTGTGACGTGGCTGGAGCGCGCAGATTCATGGCTTTACAGGCTGCGGACAGCCATCGCGGACAGAATAAGAAGCATCATCGGCGGCGATGCGGGGGCTTTTGCGGCTTCCATCGTCACCGATGAGAGACGTGCGATTTCTGGCGAGACGATGGAGGCGCTGCGCGTTTCCGGTCTGGCGCATATCGTTGCCATTTCCGGGCTCAACATGGCGCTTGCCTCTGGCATTTTCTTCGTCGGCATGCGTCTGGCCTTCGGTCTGTTTCCGGGTTTTTCCCAGCGCTGGCCGGTCAAGAAAATCTCCGCTTTTGCGGCACTTTTGATGACGCTGGCCTATTACCTCATTTCCGGTTTTGCGGTATCGGCGGAGCGCGCCTGGCTTATGATGTCGATCATGCTGATTGCGGTGCTGGTGGATCGTCCTTCCATCAGCCTTCGCAACGTCGCGCTCGCCGCCATCATTATCATTGCGCTTTCGCCGCATGAGGTGATGGGGCCGAGCTTCCAGATGTCGTTTGCGGCGACACTTGCGCTCGTATCCGGCTTTGCTTTCTGGACGAGATGGCGCGGTAACCGGGAGCGACTGTTCATCTCGCGCCCGCCTTTGTGGCTGGTGGCGGCGTCCAAAACCGGGACGATTATTGGTGGTATCGTCATCACTTCGCTGATCGGCGGTATCTCGACAACGATCTATTCTGTCGAACATTTCCACCGCGTCACCAGCTATGGGCTGGCGGCAAATCTGGCGGCAACACCGGTCATGTCGATCATTGTCATGCCGTTCGCACTTATTGCCATGCTGCTGATGCCGTTCGGTCTCGATGCACCATTTCTGAAGGTGATGGGATATGGCATGGCGCTGGTGATCGATATTGCCAAAACCGTTGCCGCCTGGGGCGGCGATGCCACGATTGGGCGGCAGAGCCAGTGGTTTTTGGCCATCTCCACAGCGGGATTTCTGTTGTTGACTTTGCTGCGAAGCAGGCTCGCGCTCTTGGGAGTGCCGCTTATTCTTGTGGGCCTTGCGATGGTGTTTACCGAACAGCTACGCCCCAAGCCGGATTTGCTGATTTTCGAGGACGGCGCACTTGTGGCGCTGGTGACGGCGGATGCCGTTGCAACCACCAAGTCGCGCGCGACGGGCTTTGTCTACGAGCAGTGGGAGAGGGCGCTGCCTCTGCCGGAGCGGCATGTTCCACCAATCACGCGGGATAAGCCTGATGATAACGGGGAGCAGACCATGTCAACGCAGCGGTCCTATGCATTGACGGACAGGCAGCGCCAGGAGGCTCGTCGCCAGATGCTTTCAGCTTTTGAAAAGGACAATATCTTTACCTGCCAGAAGAATGCCTGGTGCGCAGCCAGGCATGGAAGCGGCGTGAAAATTGCCGTTCTGTCCAATAGCGCTCTCGCTGGCACGGCCTGTGATGTGGCGGACATTGTCGTCAGCTCGCGCTTCGTGCCTTTTTCGCAGTGTAAATCAGGCGCGATCTTGATTACCAACAACACGCTGCGCCGCACAGGTTCGCTCGAGCTTTGGCTCAACGCGAACGTTTCTCCAGTTGGACGTGCGAGGGCGGCGATGGATGGTGCTGGCAGACCTTGGTCTCTGCATCGCAGCTATGATTGGCGCGCCAAGAGTTTCGATAATTCTCTGCCGCCGCACATCGAAAATATGCTGGCGGCAGGCGGCTGA
- the gltA gene encoding citrate synthase, whose translation MTETNATVTLGDKKVDLPVREGTIGPNVVDIGALYKNTGSFTYDPGFTSTASCESKITYIDGDEGVLLHRGYPIEQLAEQGDFLETCYLLLYGELPTTAQKKDFDTRVTRHTMVHEQMSRFFTGYRRDAHPMAVMCGTVGALSAFYHDSTDITDPHQRMVASLRMIAKMPTIAAMAYKYHIGQPFVYPKNDLDYASNFLNMCFAVPCEDYKVDPVLARAMDRIFILHADHEQNASTSTVRLAGSSGANPFACIAAGIACLWGPAHGGANEAALNMLNEIGSVDRIPEYIARAKDKNDPFRLMGFGHRVYKNYDPRAKIMQKTMYEVLEATGNQDDPIMQVALELEKIALSDTYFVEKKLYPNVDFYSGITLKALGFPTTMFTVLFALARTVGWIAQWNEMIEDPQQRIGRPRQLYTGAAKRDYVPVSKR comes from the coding sequence ATGACGGAAACAAACGCTACAGTGACCCTCGGCGATAAAAAGGTCGATCTTCCTGTACGAGAAGGCACGATTGGGCCGAACGTCGTTGACATCGGCGCGCTGTACAAGAACACCGGCTCCTTTACCTACGATCCGGGCTTTACCTCCACCGCATCTTGCGAATCCAAGATCACCTATATCGATGGTGACGAAGGCGTTCTGCTGCATCGTGGATACCCGATCGAGCAGCTGGCCGAACAGGGCGATTTCCTCGAAACCTGCTATCTGCTGCTTTACGGCGAACTGCCGACGACCGCGCAGAAGAAGGATTTCGACACCCGCGTCACGCGCCATACCATGGTGCATGAGCAGATGAGCCGCTTCTTCACCGGCTACCGCCGCGATGCCCACCCGATGGCCGTCATGTGCGGCACGGTCGGCGCTCTCTCGGCTTTCTACCACGACTCGACCGACATCACCGATCCGCATCAGCGCATGGTGGCTTCTCTGCGCATGATCGCAAAAATGCCGACGATTGCGGCGATGGCTTACAAGTACCATATCGGCCAGCCCTTCGTTTATCCGAAGAACGATCTGGATTACGCATCCAACTTCCTCAACATGTGCTTCGCCGTTCCTTGCGAGGACTACAAGGTCGATCCGGTTCTGGCACGCGCCATGGACCGCATCTTCATCCTCCACGCAGACCACGAACAGAACGCCTCGACCTCGACCGTTCGTCTGGCCGGCTCTTCGGGCGCCAACCCGTTCGCATGTATCGCAGCTGGCATTGCCTGCCTCTGGGGCCCTGCCCACGGCGGCGCAAACGAAGCTGCCCTCAACATGCTGAACGAAATCGGCTCCGTTGATCGCATTCCCGAATACATCGCCCGCGCCAAGGACAAGAACGATCCGTTCCGTCTGATGGGCTTCGGTCACCGCGTGTACAAGAATTACGATCCGCGCGCCAAGATCATGCAGAAGACGATGTATGAAGTGCTGGAAGCCACTGGCAACCAGGACGATCCAATCATGCAGGTTGCTCTGGAACTGGAAAAGATCGCTCTTTCGGATACTTACTTCGTCGAAAAGAAGCTCTATCCGAATGTCGACTTCTATTCCGGCATCACGTTGAAGGCGCTCGGCTTCCCCACGACCATGTTCACCGTTCTCTTCGCTCTCGCACGTACCGTGGGCTGGATCGCGCAGTGGAACGAAATGATCGAAGATCCGCAGCAGCGCATCGGTCGTCCGCGCCAGCTCTACACCGGCGCTGCAAAGCGTGACTACGTACCGGTTTCCAAGCGCTAA
- a CDS encoding PACE efflux transporter: MRTLRDRIRHALSFEIIGLILVVPLGALIFHMPLEAIGVVGIVSATIATSWNYVYNLIFDHIMQRTRGTTLKTTPIRVAHAVLFELGLLLVLMPFIAWYLEISILHALVMDVSFALFYVVYAFVFNWAYDAVFPLPEWKQEVAAE, translated from the coding sequence ATGCGCACTTTACGCGATAGAATTCGCCACGCCCTCAGCTTCGAAATCATCGGCCTTATTCTCGTGGTGCCTCTAGGCGCCCTCATATTCCATATGCCGTTGGAGGCCATCGGCGTCGTCGGCATTGTCAGCGCGACGATCGCGACCTCGTGGAACTACGTCTATAATCTGATCTTCGACCACATCATGCAGCGCACCCGCGGTACCACACTCAAGACGACACCAATCCGTGTCGCTCACGCCGTGCTGTTCGAACTCGGCCTGCTGCTGGTCCTCATGCCGTTCATCGCGTGGTATCTGGAGATAAGCATTCTTCATGCGCTTGTGATGGACGTATCCTTCGCCCTGTTCTACGTCGTCTACGCCTTCGTCTTCAACTGGGCATATGATGCGGTCTTTCCACTGCCCGAGTGGAAGCAGGAAGTGGCCGCGGAATGA